gaatctaCACAAGCTGACTGTGCAGGATAAGGAAGGACAGAATGGAGCTGAAATTAATAggttgaaaaaagaaataaatgaattaCTAGATGGAGAAGAAGTGTGGTGGCAGCAGAGATCAAGGGTTAGATGGTTGGGAGAGGGTGACCGCAATACAAAATATTTCCATAACCGTGCATCAGAGAGGCGAAAAAAGAACACTATATTAGGGCTATGGAATGAGAATGGAATATGGTGTGAGAGCAAAGAAAGTGTTGCAGCCACGGCTATCTCCTACTTCGAGAACATCTACACTACTAcaaacccaacccgaattaCTGAAGTAGTAAGCCTTATTCCAGCCAAAGTCTCTGGAGAAATGAATGACAGCTTGGTTCGAAACTTTTCTGCAGAAGAGGTCAGAGTAGCTCTTCAACAAATGCACCCAACTCGTGCTCCCGGCCCCGACGGTATGTCAgctattttttatcaaaaatactGGAATATTGTAGGCTGTGATGTTACTAGTATGGTACTTAATGTGCTTAATTTGGATAACCCCATGTCTGAATTAAACAAAACTAATATCACTCTTGTGCCAAAAGTTAAACAACCTACCAGAATGAAGGATTTTCGACCCATAAGCCTTAGTAATGTTGCCTACAAGCttatttctaaagttcttgctAACCGCCTCAAAGTAGTTTTGCCACAGCTCATTTCAGAAAATCAGAGTGCCTTTTTACCAGGGAGGCTGATCACAGATAATATCCTTGTAGCCTTTGAGCTAATGCACTACTTGGATCataaaaaggaaggaagagaTGGATTTATGGCTATCAAGCTGGACATGAGCAAGGCTTATGATCGAGTGGAGTGGAAGTTCATTGATGAGGTAATGCGAAGAATGGGATTTCATGAGCGATGGATAGGGTGGATTATGAGATGCATCACCACGGTTTCATATTCCATAATTATCAACGGGGAAGCACATGGCAGCATAGTACCCTCTCGGGGGCTGCGTCAAGGGGATCCGCTCTCTTCCTACCTCTTTCTATTATGCACGGAAGCCCTTTCAGCACTCATTGAAGAAGCAAACAACAATAACGCCCTCACTGGTATATCAGTGTGCAGAGGCAGTCCGAAAGTAACTCATCTGTTCTTCGCCGACGATAGCCTACTCTTCTGTAAGGCAGAGAATTTGGAATGTAGCAAAATGGTGGAGATGCTTAAGCAGTATGAAGCTGCCTCGGGTCAGCAAGTGAACACGGATAAATCCTCTGTGTTCTTTAGCCACAATACATCTTCCACCATGAAAGAGGAAGTGATAGACATCCTGGGACCTATGCAAAATACAAGACATGGAAAGTATTTGGGTCTCCCATCTCTAATAGGAAAGTCCAAAACACAAGTTTTTgctgaaatcaaagaaaaggtggggaAAAAGCTATCgggttggaaagaaaaaatgCTTTCGATGGGGGGGAAAGAAATTCTTATCAAGGCAGTAGCGCAAGCGGTTCCCACTTATACTATGGGTTGTTTTCTGTTGCCTAAAAGTCTCTGTGAGGATTTGGAAGGGATGATGaggaatttttggtggggtcagaaaaaccaagaaacaaAGATGGCTTGGATTGGTTGGAAAAAGATGTGCAAGGCTAAGAGACAAGGGGGGATGGGTTTTCGCAATCTCAAAGCCTTCAACCTAGCTATGCTAGCAAAGCAAGGTTGGCGTCTTCTTTCGAACCCATCTTCCTTAGTGGCTCGCATTTACAAAGCAAAATATTACCCCTTTGGAGATGTCTTAGGGGCGAAGCTTGGAAGCAATCCCTCGTACGCTTGGCGGAGCATATTCAACAGCTTGGAGGTCATAAGGAGGGGTTCTAGGTGGAGAGTTGGAAATGGGAAACTTATACACATTTGGGAGGACAAATGGCTCCCCACCCCAACTACATATAGAGTATGCAGCCCACCAAGACTCTTTGATGATTTTCCTATGGTTTCTTCCCTCATTGATGAGGACACAAGGCGTTGGAAAGCTGATGTGGTCCATTCCCTATTTTTACCCTTCGAAGCCCAAACCATCCTAAATATTCCTCTCAGCTTTAACTTACCTGAGGATACCATTGGCTGGATTGGAAACAAGCGGGGTGTTTTTTCTGTCAAGAGTGCGTATTATGTGGCTTTAGCGCTAGTGGATCAAACTGTGGAAGCTGAGAGTTCAAATGGAGACTATAGGACCCCCCTTTGGAAGAAGATGTGGCAACTGAAACTACCTGCAAAAATCAGAGTTTTCGCTTGGAGGGCTTGTATGAATGGACTACCTACTCGACAAAACTTGGAAAACAGAGGGGTCAGAATTGAAGGCTCATGTCCATTATGTGGAAAAGGTCCGGAAAGCATTAAACATGCATTAGTTCATTGTTGTAAGGCTTGGGAGGTTTGGTGGAGTTGGCAGTCCTGTCCATTAAATTTGGGAGAAGGAAACTTGGATATCACAGATATAGCTTTGCGAATTATGGATAAGGGGACAGATATGGATATAGAGATCTTCTTCGTCACAGCTTGGTCAATCTGGTACAATAGGAACCAGGTGGTGCATGAACAGCCTTGTCTCACACCCTCTCAGGTTTGGGATTATGCCCAAAGGCTTCGGTGTGACTATAAGGGTGCTATAACAACAAACCTTCTCAGGCAGCAGCCCCCTGGTGTAGGATGGGCAGCCCCACCGCCAGACATGTTCAAGATAAATGTTGATGGAGCTACAGCTGATGATGGCAGACGCTCTAGTGTTGGGGTTGTGATTCGGGATTGTAGAGGTATTATGGTTGCTGCAAGAGGCGTTTTGTTAGATGCTTCCTATGATGTGGAGACTACTGAAGCTATTGCAATTGAGGCTGGAATTCTTTTGGCAGCTGAGATGAAGTTTCCTCAGGTGCTTATAGAATCAGATTCCCTTATTGCTGTCCAAGCCGTGAACTCTGGTTCTTGCCATGGTACTATGGGCCCTGTTATTCATGGTATTCTTAATTTGCTTAATCAGTTTAGGATTTGGAAAGTTTTGCATCTGAAAAGGGACTACAACAAAGTGGCACATGAGCTAGCTCAGTATGCTAGAAAAGCTGGGATGTCTCAAACCTGGATTGGGTCCGAGCCCCCTTGGCTTCATAACCTGCTTTTGCTTGATAGATCAAAGTGCTAGTGTTGGCTTTGTTTTCTGCCTTGTTGTATTTCAATCTCAGTTTAATGAAAATTTCGAggttcattttcaaaaaaaaaaaaaaacatacttaGTATTAAGATTGAGAAGACATGTGAGTTCTAGTTAGcttaactgataaagtctctgatgattgtataagagatctggcaGGAACGGAAgacataggttgaaactctctctaaaaaaaaaaagattgagcAGACATAGCTTATCTCTAGTGGGAATAATGTTTGATGCTATCTTCCATAAATGCATTTTGAGCctttcatttaaatttgtttttccaAATGCTGTCTTTTAAAGTGTCTTCCACACTATCTCAATCTTGGTCACTGATAAACCAACATCTTGATTTCACAGTTAAACACCCCTTGGATTCAAAGTCCACATACATTTGTCTTGTAGCTCCCTCAAGCTCACTGGAATCTTCAATATAGATTGGGGTCAAAAGTTGACTTGATTTTTCGGATGTACCTAGCCATATGGTCTTGCCGcattaaaatgtgttttcaaaaattgtatAAACTGGTTTTGgaataggttttcaaaacatgtttttgtaaaatttaacaaatgccctaacactattaatttatgaaatatgcttagatattttttaagaaaaaatgaaaaaaaaaaaaaaaaaaactattttttcacaactttttatattttccaggaaagtagtatcaaaattttccttaacAGTACCCtagttatttaattaattatgtgtATCTAGAACTCTTCGAATATCTGACTATTCATGAGATGTGTATCCTAATCCTTTCATTTCATAGGGAGAAATCATGAGGTTTTAGGAACCACTTAGCCAATCTGTTGAGTCAGtaccttagttttttttttttttttaatttttttttacaagatccaaattcaaattctactctaaaataatctaagtgtatatgtgtatgaaactctctcctgaaaacttgaactTCGACCTTAACCCTTCACAGCTCACAAACATTTATATTTATGGAGTGACCATTataccaagggtgtgcggtaaTTATCTTAGGTCTTAAATGCGAAAGAAatggccccaaaaaaaaaaaaactgtttggcaaaaataaatattatataaaagaaatataccCCAACATCAATAATAAATGTCAAATTAAACTTAGTAATTTAGGATATATCTCTCTGTAAAACGCCTTCCTCCAAAATTTGTGTCCGTTACAACAAAGTGGTGTGTGCCATATGTCATCATACTATTCCTACAAATATAAACATCAACAACAACGAACTACGATTTCttcaatatattataaattggTTAAACTCAGGACTTAACCATCTTTCCCTCTCAatagttttttgttgttgttgaagtgGACGTGTAATGTAAGTTGTAACAATCCATCAGTCTTTGCTTTTCTTGTTACAAACTCTCAAGTCTAATCTTATTTGCACTGATTCTCTTCCTCGGTTACTTCTCTTCCTCCCTTTAAAGCTAATCAGGTAATACATTCTTGCATGCATTTCTTGCTTGCTTCTTGGCATTTTTGGTTTCAGGgttctatatatatttgtggaaGGTGCGGTTCTTGgtctttgtgtttgtgatgtTTTTGGCTTATGAGTTATgatatgggtttgtgtttctaGAAGATTTTCATGTTtgatattttgttcatttttaatttttaggatttcttGGAAAAATCCATGTGGGTATATTGTTAATTTATTAAGCTACAGACTAGAGAGCATAGACTTTACTTGttgcttttattattatgtagaacaggaaaattttcttctttaaattatatagaattggctaatttCTATGTATAACAGGAAAATTCTATAACATTTCTCCCATTAGTAAGATTTTTGTTCTTACAAATATGATGAGTCATAAGAAATTAGTTTTAGAAATCATGAGAGCTTAATGTATGTTTAATTATAAGAAAACAACCCACATGACCACTATGATAAGATGATCATGAGAAATGTTAAAGGAATTTTACTAATTTAGGTGTgatttgttacaattttatttaagtgCGAGATGTGAAGGATTAATATTTCCAAATATTTTGCGAGACTTTTGAATCCTATAAATCATATGCATTGAGAAAATAATTGCATTGCAAAATGTACCTAATCAACCTTCTTGGATGGACCAAAATTTTTACCTTTTCCTCTTTTGCATAGTATCTTGTGTCATTTTGTTTCTAGACACTACTGTTTGAATGTATTTCAAAGTTTGATAACCTGAAATATTCTAAACCAAGTCAATTAATTTAGTAGGAATAATTAAATTGTCTGGCAGAAATATTGTTTAATCGAATATAACAGTTGGTACTGTAGGTAGTTCTGGAActttaggggctgtttggttggcgagtttaaataataattttcagtgtttaaacaacattacacatatatttccaaaaaatataaacaactttATTAGAACAACATTGCCAAATGGGCTTTTGCAGTAGCCAACATTGGATTTCACATCCCATTTGAATTTATTTCCACATATACCATTCATATGTATTCATTCAATTGACAAGGTGCCCAGAGTGACCAGAAatcatcttttttattctttagttACAAGGGAAGTTGGAATTGCACCTTAAAATCAATCATTGAAAAACAAACTAACCAATAGCATCCAAGTATTACTAAGAgggaaagagaatgaaaaaaaatgtgataaatgAAACCAAGAAAGTCTCGTTTATAACATAATAGAGTCACACTATATCTAAACCTTCACAACACATTCATTTATCAAAAACATAAAGATTGCAAATAAGTGAAGAAAGCATAAGAAGTTTATAACTTTGAGTTGACAAATAGCTCCTTCACcatcaaaacaagtttttgtACAATCCTTCAATTCTTAAGCTACATTGCTAACAACCCATTTGCCAGAGTTCTAACTATAGACATGCTAACTGTAAACTgaaaagagaagaacaaaaaatctGTGCAAgactaaaagagaagaaaaaaaattctcatatacAAAAGATTTTACTCCATACTTCATCGGGTTGTGTCGGATCAGAAATTAATGAAGTAATTAATGCATCAAAATCAGCAACAGAGTCTGATTTGGATTGACTGCATACTTCAACCAGGGGTGGTAGATCAGAAAATATTTGACTCAATGGTTCATCTGGGAATGTGGGATCAGCTATGCATGCAGCAAACTCTTCATTCGTAAAAGCATCAGCATCTGCATCAGCAACAGCATCCAACCGTCTTTTTTTGTGTTCTCGGGCTTGGGCATCTTCTTGTCCATGTGACATCACACCAGTAGTATTGAAGGTTGAGGACTCTTCAGCGACAGCGGcagtagaagaaaaaaatccaGAAACCCATGCAGCAAACTCTTCATCATCAGCACTAGGCATCTCAGGCTCAGGCTCAGGCTCAAGTGAAATCACTGCGGCAGCAGTTGTATTGAAGCATGAGAACTCTTCATCAGCACTAGGCATCTCAGGCTCAGGCTCAGGCTCAGGCTCAAGTGAAATCACAGCAGCAGCAGTTGTATTGAAGCATGAGAACTCTTCACCTGCAGTAGTAGAAgaaaaagctcttttgagaccTCTTCCGTTGGCCTCCTCACAATCTGACCCTGATCCTTTATTTAGTTTATAGATGACGCAGAGGACTGTGTTGGTTCTTCCAAATTCCTGATTTGCCAAGGAGAACTCGTGCATTATCCAATTAGTTTTATTGAATTTGCCCGAATGGAGATCCTTGGCCTTAAAAGAGAGCATCCTGTCGATCCCTATAACATTGCCCTGAGAATCGTAGAGTCTTTTGGGCTTGCTTCTCTCAAGCCAGGTTCCACAAGCGGCAGCCCTGCACACACGATTGCCGGATGTTGTTTTGAGGTCGGTGAAGACGTAGAGCTTGCGGTGGAAAGTGTGTAAATGATAGTGGGTATGAGAATCATATATTTCCCATGGAGGAATTTTGCCATATATCTCACAATCATTCACAATAAAATGATGATTTAGGTGAGTGTGTTGTTCAGCATCGTTGACCTTCTCCATTAAAATCTTCATCAATTCATCATCTGTAGGATCATATCGAAACCCCACCATCTCCATTGtttcaagaaatcaaagaattttctttcccttttcaaTAAACACGTAGGAAATCTCAAACTCTTTGATGTATGTTTGAAGTCTCAAACTTTTTGATGAATATTTGGTGAATGTAAGAAATCTCAAACTCAGAATTATGTAAGAAACACCTAGGAAGTCTCAAACTTTTTGATGAATGTTTGATGAATGTAAGAAGTCTCAAATTCAGAATTAAATCCTAAATGTTTTTTTAGGAACAAGTTAGAAACTTcgaatatgcatatatatagcACCGCTGGTAAGGGCGGTCAATCAAAGTTAAAAGGGCAGTTATatgtaattatattatattatatatgcaaAGGGCGGTTATATATAATTgctaatatatattatataaaaaattattactaatacCCTATATAATTACTAATTATTACTAATATACATCTAAGGCAGGATTCTTCAAAGAGCATAGAGGCTCTTTCTCCCATGGGCCAAAAAGCCGCCCTGCTTCACAAAGCCCAAAAGGCTCTATTTCTCAAGGGAGCCCAAGTACTAAAGCCCCTTTAGATAAAAATGAGAAAGACAACCCAGAGAAGAAGAATCCGGCCAATGCTGTCCAAGTTAGTGTAATTTTTCAGGCCTAAGCTCATGCAGGGACAAAGCTAGAACTTGAAGTTAGTGGGGGCAGTTTACTATTAGTTGCGTGTGGTGGCTCTAGCTTCCGGCTCAATTGCTTAACAGCTAATGaggttttgtgtgtgtgtgtgtgtgtgtgtttcttatGTGTGCATCTAGGTATggacaaaattatttgtttaaaattttttaaagggtcaagttgtttgttttaggtaaaattggttgattgagtttaattatttttagctttattattggtaatttttgttgttgaataatttttgtgggcttgtttattttgttttagattttagatctggcctttaaaaggagaaaaatgttagaattacaaacttttttttacaaattattaatgtgatgagtggttattagtaagttaAAATACAATGTAAGTGATGAGCCTAGATGCAAACCAATAAAAGTTTACTACCACATCAGTTTGTTAAAAtgttatagaaaattttgtggcTAGACTAGTACTcctaaaagaatcaatgataatatTAAGGGGGGCAAAGTGtgattttatagaacaaaattgctaaaattggtgactatgtatatattaattataaaaaaaaaaaaattaggggtgGCCATTGCCTCCCCTAGTCCAAGTCTCCCTCCGCCCTTGTGCtcatggaaaaggaaaacaaattttggGTAAAGGCAATCTAAAAAAAGTTGCCCGTGCGACAGGAAAAGTTAGTGATGATCAAACTCTTGCCCAGATGTTGAAGATTGGAGCAAAGCACTTGAGAACAAATGAAGCTTCAGAGGAAGAGAACAACCGGACTCCTAAGCGCCTCTGTGAACCGGTTAACTCGGGTCTAGCTGATGCTGTCTTTGGGACAGTTTAACTTGACTGCACTTTTCAGTGCTTGTTGGTATCTTGGGCTTATCTTGCTTTTGTTAGTTTTGTCTTCTTGAAAAGAGAGTTCAACAGTGATGGGAGTGACGAGAATGCATTACCTTGACGAAGTCAACACTAATGACGAGGTCATCCCTACTGATGAGGAAATCagtcatcactgacgaaggaAGGAAAATCATTCAATGAAGCCAGCCAATAACCTGAGCAGTTACGAAACCAGCAAAACAGACCGTTGGGAGCCTATTAAAAGCCCCATTATTGGGCTGGAGGCGTTACTAAGAAAGGCATTAACACTCCAACGGCTAgcaaccaaaatcacatatataaagcccaTACATTGGCAGCACAAGGTACAGATACTGACACTCTAAGAAAATACCTATTACTTTTCTAGTTCGTTCATTCCCATTTGGCAAATTGCTTTtctgttctaactttggcatcggaggcgttgtggcaggcaccacaccgatgACCCTCTTACAGGATACATTGGTGCTGACGGGGAGTTCCATTTGCCCATTTCGACTGACGAATTCACACTTCATCAAACAGgatagtttataatttttttagctgGCTGGTGTGTATAAGCTTTTAGGTTTAGGAGGGTCCTTCTTGGTTTGCTGTTCTTGCGCTAGTAGGTTTGTAGCTAGAggtctcttttcttcttttgtctttccTGTTGTGTTTCAATTTCTTGAAGCAATGAATCTTTGTtccccttcaaaaaaaatataccaTAGAAGGTTTCTCCTGCGCGTGGCGTTGTCGGTTTTAGGACTGCCGAGGCTAGGCTATTTGGCTGACGTGAACGAAGAATGCGCGTTGATGGTTggtaaacaaaaaaactttgGGCACGTTAGCTATAATGTGCCAGACAATGTAAAGGAACACTCGACCATAAGGAATGACTAGGTTTAATTAACATTTTGGTTTTTGATCATTGTCCCATCCATTTTTGGAGTTAACTATATGAGTGCTAAATTATAGTCACTATGTAGTATTAGTTAGTAACTTCATTTATGTTGCTTCTGGGGAGCATGGTTATGATTAGGAGGTTAATGTTCAGTTGTTCACACAGAAAGAGTTTGGAAAGCTTTGGTTAGAAGAGTTTGACCCATTTTTCAACTTAGGTCAAGGAACATACATGATTTGGCTTTAGACAAGGGCTACACTTGGGGAGTTGACTAAATTTGGAGTTCTCAGTTGGATATTTCACCCTATGAtcatatattaataggtaattAGTACTTGTTAAACATATGACACATATGGTTAGCAAACTTAAGtaatgatcaattttttttttttaatgcatagtgaccttttattttattttatgatacaataaaatttaaatctatgATGTTCGCTCcataataattattctttataataaaactaatatatatatatatatatatatttttttttttttttttggtgtaggtgagaTTCaatattggttttgtttttgtatagACATAATTTGATCGTAGATactttatttaacaaaaaaatttccaattaaGTTTAATTAATACATGCCTGAGCTCCCCCATAtgtaatcaataaaaaattattctacTTAATAGTGTGATTACAAAGCCCATTACTATTGTTGACCATAATTATACGAGTAGTGCTAGGGATACTATAGGGTTTATTATATTGAGCTTATgattctcatttaaaaaaaaaaaaaaaaaaaacattgagcTTACAAAATGACGTGTCACCAATTATAAAGAGAAATATCCATTTATAAGATAGTTAAAACCCACTAATCACATTTATTGCTACatcagtttgtaagttttttgtaataaaacttgtagtatttttaacattttcctaatATTACTATAGTTGACAAGTACACTATCATTTACTTTGAGAAAGTAGGCCAGGGGAGCCCAAGTTCCCCTCTGGCCTCCATGCTTAACCCTTAGGTGCAGCATCTCGGGGGATTGAGTTATGCTTGAGACTGTAATGGTAAGCTACTAAGCTCCTAGTAAGTTAAGGTCGCTTATATCAGGGTTCAACATGAATGGATATTGACCAAAGGAGAAGGGTatgtatttaaatttctaaaagttGCCTATGATACATAGAGAAGTGGCTTCTTGacttcttgtattttttttttaaagaaaaaattcgGTGCGTATTATTAAGGGAGGCTGTTTTAATCAGCCTATAGTACATATTTAACATTTGATGGTAAATTTTCCATCTTCCATCTTCCATTCAGGCTGTTTAGTTCTAACTTCTTGTATTGTTAAATGATTTCCACACAATTTGAGTGCAGGTTAACAAACTCAAGAATTTGACTAAATGTCATAATTATTATGCGGTCTATTTCTTCTGGCATATTGGAAGAAACCCTAGACAGCATAAATCTCTATAACTCTATATACCGTTTACTTTTGTTACCCTTTTCTTAtggcctctttttttttttttttttttttttttttttttttttttaacaattgaaatatatttaagaggattatttctaaaattttttagatattttctatactattataatataaaaattttgagggtacttaataccaatttttttttccttaaaaatactaataaataatatctatattagttcaaaaaatttataaataattgaaagacTTGCGTGACCATGGCCCCTCAGTCTCTACATGACTCAACCAACAAAAACACGATTTCAATTGTGATACCAAATCATGTTTTCATAACAtggttttaatttataaattttgaaataaaattgtattttgtaaacataattttaatttaaaattattggaTTCCGCAAAATTCAGGTGAGGAACCATATAACATAAATTTGCCTCTTTGCTCCTGCTCTTGAATTAGAGAGGTTGTGGGATTGGAGAGTCAACTTCTAAGCATTCTATTCTTAGGCCCCAGCTGTTGAATAAATGGGTTGTAATTTTAGTTCTAAACTACATAAAGGGCAAACGTACTTAGTATTAAGATTGAGAAGACATGTGAGTTctagttagcttaactggtaaagtctctaatgattgtataagagatttggcAGGAACGGaagccataggttgaaactctctctccgTAAAAAAAAGATTGAGCAGACATAGCTTATCTCTAGTGGGAATAATGTTTGATGCTATCTTCCATAAATACATTTTGAGCctttcatttaaatttgtttttccaAATGCTGTCTTTTAAAGTGTCTTCCACACTATCTCAATCTTGGTCACTGATAAACCAACATCTTGATTTCACAGTTAAACACCCCTTGGATTCAAAGTCCACATACATTTGTCTTGTAGCTCCCTCAAGTTCACTGGAATCGTCAATATAGATTGGGGTCAAAAGTTGACTTGATTTTTCGGATGTACCTAGCCATATGGTCTTGCCGcattaaaatgtgttttcaaaaattgtatAAACTGGTTTTGgaataggttttcaaaacatgtttttgtaaaatttaacaaatgccctaacactattaatttatgaaatatggttagatattttttaagaaaaaatgaaaaaaaaaaaaaaaaactattttttcacaactttttatattttccaggaaagtagtatcaaaactttccttaACAGTACCCtagttatttaattaattatgtgcATCTAGAACTCTTCGAATATCTGACTATTTCATGAGGTGTGTATCCTAATCCTTTCATTTCACAGGGAGAAATCATGAGGTTTTAGGAACCACTTAGCCAATCCCTTGAGTTAGtaccttagtttttttttttttttttggtttttaatttttttttttacaagatcgaaattcaaattctactttaaaataatctaagtgtatatgtgtatgaaactctctcctgaaaacttgaactTCGACCTTAACCCTTCACACCTCACAAACATTTATATTTATGGAGTGACTATTataccaagggtgtgcggtaaTTATCTTAGGTCTTAAATGCGAAAGAAatggccccaaaaaaaaaaaaaaaaaaaactgtttggcaaaattaaatattatataaaagaaatataccCCAACATCAATAATAAATGTCAAATTAAACTTAGTAATTTAGGATATATCTCTGTAAAACGCCTTCCTCCAAAATTTGTGTCCGTTACAACAAAGTGGTGTGTGCCATATGTCATCATACTATTCCTCCAAATATAAACATCAACAACAACGAACTACGATTTCttcaatatattataaattggTTAAACTCAGGACTTAACCATCTTTC
This DNA window, taken from Quercus robur chromosome 2, dhQueRobu3.1, whole genome shotgun sequence, encodes the following:
- the LOC126703768 gene encoding protein ATAF2-like — translated: MEMVGFRYDPTDDELMKILMEKVNDAEQHTHLNHHFIVNDCEIYGKIPPWEIYDSHTHYHLHTFHRKLYVFTDLKTTSGNRVCRAAACGTWLERSKPKRLYDSQGNVIGIDRMLSFKAKDLHSGKFNKTNWIMHEFSLANQEFGRTNTVLCVIYKLNKGSGSDCEEANGRGLKRAFSSTTAGEEFSCFNTTAAAVISLEPEPEPEPEMPSADEEFSCFNTTAAAVISLEPEPEPEMPSADDEEFAAWVSGFFSSTAAVAEESSTFNTTGVMSHGQEDAQAREHKKRRLDAVADADADAFTNEEFAACIADPTFPDEPLSQIFSDLPPLVEVCSQSKSDSVADFDALITSLISDPTQPDEFTVSMSIVRTLANGLLAM